From a region of the Agromyces ramosus genome:
- a CDS encoding alpha/beta hydrolase family protein: MTTPEQSIAIEIDGSPVSGVYTRPDAATATIVVAHGAGAGLEHPFMSGFTRAMTGLGFATLRFNFPYREAGRRFPDRPPVAIATWRAVTDAAAARAAAAGSPGEPIWASGKSFGGRMASMAVADGMPAAGLVYLGYPLHPPGSPEKARDEHLPGITVPILFLQGRNDPFAIPNEQLDEVVARIGPTATLQWIENANHSFEVKGAKRPAAEIGGGLAMRVAEFIGAYSPIE; this comes from the coding sequence ATGACGACGCCCGAGCAGTCCATCGCGATCGAGATCGACGGCAGCCCGGTGTCTGGCGTGTACACGCGCCCCGACGCAGCCACGGCCACGATCGTCGTCGCGCACGGGGCGGGCGCGGGCTTGGAGCATCCGTTCATGTCGGGCTTCACGCGGGCGATGACCGGCCTCGGGTTCGCGACGCTCCGGTTCAACTTCCCCTACCGCGAGGCGGGTCGGCGCTTCCCCGACCGGCCGCCCGTCGCCATCGCGACCTGGCGCGCGGTGACGGATGCCGCCGCCGCGCGCGCTGCGGCCGCCGGAAGCCCGGGTGAGCCGATCTGGGCGTCGGGCAAGTCGTTCGGCGGGCGCATGGCGTCGATGGCCGTCGCCGACGGGATGCCGGCCGCCGGCCTCGTGTACCTCGGCTACCCGCTGCACCCGCCCGGCAGCCCCGAGAAGGCCCGCGACGAGCACCTTCCGGGCATCACCGTTCCGATTCTGTTCCTGCAGGGTCGCAACGACCCCTTCGCGATCCCGAACGAGCAGCTCGACGAGGTCGTGGCCCGCATCGGTCCCACGGCGACCCTGCAGTGGATCGAGAATGCGAATCACTCGTTCGAGGTGAAAGGGGCGAAACGCCCCGCCGCCGAGATCGGCGGAGGGCTCGCGATGCGCGTCGCGGAGTTCATCGGGGCCTACTCGCCGATCGAGTAG
- a CDS encoding HNH endonuclease, producing MTHDLSDEQWAALKAEWNGCAYCGVADKPLQRDCILPISRGGRYTLDNIAPACGSCNASKCNDEVTSWLRRKKLDERAFLLRHRQIGAALALRFGGTGEAV from the coding sequence ATGACCCACGACCTGAGCGACGAGCAGTGGGCCGCGCTCAAGGCGGAATGGAACGGCTGCGCGTATTGCGGCGTGGCCGACAAGCCGCTGCAGCGCGACTGCATCCTGCCGATCTCGCGCGGCGGGCGCTACACCCTCGACAACATCGCGCCGGCCTGCGGGTCGTGCAATGCCAGCAAGTGCAACGACGAGGTCACCTCGTGGCTCCGGCGCAAGAAGCTCGACGAGCGCGCCTTCCTCCTCCGCCACCGGCAGATCGGCGCCGCCCTGGCGTTGCGGTTCGGCGGCACGGGCGAGGCGGTCTGA
- a CDS encoding DUF2207 family protein, producing MLTPVIVLAIVPAVLILVLGLIARVVAAQRVTPRVVQYSPERGSTVLRDALLIDADRRGASAALIDLAVKRKVRLIAGTGKREPIGVELMPNAVLTLEEAALLEVLFGPEHTPGRVRRFSADRRALAGRIKSLLLNTEHSLARDGLIADRRVTWPGVTLTVLAYLGMLVEALFIVMTLVAADWPALVATLIALAATIATIFVTPSSWRRFLPPAQAKREHLAGLRQYLVLAEVDRLRMLQSPSGAELRAAHAAAAAVAGSPDAVAAPIERFHLHERLLPYAVLFGLEREWLAKLKLEHDELARTNLGTLGDLVSSTGDVVDATADLLLAIDAAGGAVELVAAVGDLIDGSGAVVEGVGGFFEIFNV from the coding sequence GTGCTCACCCCCGTCATCGTGCTTGCGATCGTCCCGGCGGTCCTCATCCTCGTGCTGGGGCTCATCGCGCGCGTCGTCGCCGCGCAACGGGTGACGCCGCGGGTCGTGCAGTACTCGCCCGAGCGCGGTTCGACGGTGCTGCGCGACGCGCTGCTCATCGATGCCGACCGGCGCGGGGCATCCGCCGCGCTCATCGATCTCGCCGTGAAGCGCAAGGTGCGCCTGATCGCCGGCACGGGCAAGCGCGAGCCGATCGGCGTCGAGCTCATGCCGAATGCGGTGCTCACGCTCGAAGAGGCCGCGCTGCTCGAGGTGCTCTTCGGTCCCGAGCACACGCCCGGGCGCGTGCGTCGCTTCTCGGCCGACCGCCGGGCGCTCGCCGGGCGCATCAAGAGCCTGCTCCTGAACACCGAGCACAGCCTCGCGCGCGACGGCCTCATCGCCGATCGCCGCGTCACCTGGCCAGGCGTGACGCTCACGGTGCTCGCGTACCTCGGCATGCTCGTCGAGGCGCTGTTCATCGTCATGACCCTGGTCGCCGCCGACTGGCCGGCACTCGTCGCCACGCTCATCGCGCTCGCCGCCACCATCGCGACGATCTTCGTCACCCCGTCGTCATGGCGGCGGTTCCTGCCGCCGGCGCAAGCGAAGCGCGAGCACCTCGCGGGCCTGAGGCAGTACCTCGTGCTCGCCGAGGTCGATCGGCTGCGGATGCTGCAGTCGCCGAGCGGCGCCGAACTGCGGGCGGCGCATGCCGCAGCTGCCGCGGTCGCCGGGTCGCCCGATGCGGTCGCTGCTCCCATCGAGCGCTTCCACCTGCACGAGCGCCTTCTCCCGTACGCCGTGCTCTTCGGACTCGAGCGGGAATGGCTCGCGAAGCTGAAGCTCGAGCACGACGAGCTCGCCCGCACGAATCTCGGCACGCTCGGCGATCTCGTCAGCTCGACCGGCGACGTCGTCGACGCGACCGCCGATCTCCTGCTGGCGATCGACGCGGCGGGCGGGGCAGTCGAGCTCGTGGCCGCGGTCGGCGACCTCATCGACGGCAGCGGCGCCGTGGTCGAGGGCGTCGGCGGATTCTTCGAGATCTTCAACGTCTAG